The following coding sequences are from one uncultured Desulfobacter sp. window:
- a CDS encoding small multi-drug export protein: MKKFLLSTTEGRVLVTGFIFTALFLLFVIIGMFRGEPNANVAFIAFLTHCVGSRAGGIGLCILNGFDPVTTIALNFYLECLIVCYTYAVFVLSTSGIFKAAWINRSMSKLKKKAEEKKDKIARWGWIGIFAFVMAPLPVTGPVVGTIIGYMLRMPLFSNFSAAGLGTLTAIVAWCYGFDFLEHRFEMLQYVFGAICVLIIIPYLKPLKKFINSLRHEDDEEPPGE, from the coding sequence ATGAAAAAATTTCTTTTGAGCACCACTGAAGGCCGGGTCCTTGTGACCGGTTTTATATTTACCGCCCTGTTTCTTCTTTTTGTCATCATCGGCATGTTCCGGGGAGAACCCAACGCAAATGTCGCCTTTATTGCGTTTCTGACCCACTGTGTGGGCAGCCGGGCCGGAGGCATCGGTCTATGCATCCTGAACGGATTTGACCCTGTTACCACCATTGCCCTGAATTTTTATTTGGAATGCCTGATTGTCTGCTATACCTATGCCGTATTTGTTTTGAGTACCAGCGGTATCTTCAAGGCGGCCTGGATCAATCGATCCATGAGCAAACTCAAGAAAAAGGCCGAGGAGAAAAAAGATAAAATTGCGCGCTGGGGCTGGATCGGCATATTTGCATTTGTGATGGCGCCCCTGCCTGTGACGGGTCCTGTGGTGGGAACCATCATCGGGTATATGCTCAGGATGCCTCTGTTCAGCAATTTCAGTGCGGCAGGCCTTGGGACCCTGACAGCCATCGTGGCCTGGTGTTACGGATTTGATTTTCTTGAGCATCGATTTGAAATGCTCCAATATGTCTTTGGCGCCATCTGTGTACTCATTATCATTCCTTACCTGAAGCCGTTGAAAAAATTCATCAATTCCCTGCGCCATGAAGATGATGAAGAGCCGCCTGGGGAGTAA
- the ubiE gene encoding bifunctional demethylmenaquinone methyltransferase/2-methoxy-6-polyprenyl-1,4-benzoquinol methylase UbiE codes for MNQELDFVKEMFDKIAPKYDFLNRLLSMRRDIYWRREMVKAAKLKYDAVVLDAACGTCDVGLGVSRVLKGRASITGLDFSFGMLALGKRKLDSPQGRAIALVNGDALNLPVKDQQFDAGFMAFGIRNIMNRIGAMKEFHRTLKPGGRIIILELTTPQKGLMRKLYLLYFQKILPLIGSFFSKHGNAYAYLPESVLKFPDPVSFAGQMKAAGFKEIRFKEMTLGIVTLFVGIKL; via the coding sequence ATGAACCAAGAACTGGATTTTGTCAAAGAAATGTTTGACAAAATTGCACCCAAATATGATTTTTTAAACCGACTGCTCAGCATGCGCCGGGATATATATTGGCGCAGGGAGATGGTCAAGGCCGCAAAACTTAAATACGATGCTGTTGTCCTGGACGCCGCCTGCGGAACCTGTGATGTGGGCCTTGGGGTCAGCCGGGTCCTCAAGGGCCGGGCATCCATCACCGGACTGGACTTTTCCTTTGGCATGCTGGCCCTTGGCAAAAGAAAACTGGACAGTCCCCAAGGCCGGGCCATTGCCCTTGTCAACGGGGATGCCCTGAACCTTCCCGTCAAAGATCAGCAGTTTGACGCAGGCTTCATGGCCTTTGGCATCCGCAATATCATGAACCGCATCGGGGCCATGAAAGAGTTCCACCGCACCTTGAAACCGGGCGGCAGAATTATCATTCTCGAGCTGACCACCCCCCAGAAAGGGTTGATGCGCAAACTTTATCTTTTGTACTTTCAAAAAATATTGCCGCTGATCGGCTCTTTTTTTTCAAAACACGGCAATGCGTACGCCTACCTGCCCGAATCCGTATTGAAATTTCCCGACCCCGTATCCTTTGCAGGCCAGATGAAGGCAGCAGGATTCAAAGAGATCCGGTTCAAGGAGATGACCCTGGGTATTGTAACCCTGTTTGTGGGCATAAAACTGTAA
- the dnaJ gene encoding molecular chaperone DnaJ produces MSEKRDYYEILEVTRDADKTTLKKAYRKLAIKYHPDKNPDNKEAEDRFKEASEAYEVLSDDSKRQIYDQFGHQGLEGAGHSGPSGFEDIFSSFGDIFEDFFGFGGGRGGNRARRGSDLRYDMTIDFMEAAFGTEKTISIPKHETCDECNGSGAAPGSSSETCSHCRGTGQYIQSQGFFKVKTTCPYCKGRGTIIPNPCPKCRGGGRMEVNRKVQVKIPAGVDVGSKLRLTGEGEASNVPNGPSGDLYVVINVKPHKFFQRDRTDIVCAIDISFIQAALGAEIKVPTLVGEKELTLPAGTQYGDSFQFKGEGIASLRNGRRGDQIIKVIVKTPTKLSQKQKDLLEEFDRLDSNKISNKLKNLFKNL; encoded by the coding sequence ATGAGTGAAAAACGAGATTATTATGAAATCCTTGAGGTAACGCGGGATGCAGATAAAACAACGCTGAAAAAGGCTTATAGAAAGCTGGCCATCAAATATCATCCGGACAAGAATCCGGATAATAAAGAGGCCGAAGATAGATTTAAGGAAGCCTCCGAAGCCTATGAAGTGTTGTCTGACGACAGCAAACGCCAGATTTATGACCAGTTCGGCCACCAGGGTCTCGAAGGCGCCGGTCATTCCGGCCCCAGCGGATTTGAAGATATTTTTTCAAGTTTCGGGGACATTTTTGAAGATTTCTTCGGATTTGGCGGCGGACGAGGCGGCAACCGGGCAAGGCGGGGTTCGGATCTGCGCTATGACATGACCATTGATTTTATGGAGGCCGCCTTTGGCACGGAAAAGACCATCTCCATACCCAAGCACGAGACCTGTGACGAGTGCAACGGGTCCGGCGCGGCCCCCGGGTCTTCTTCGGAAACCTGCTCCCATTGCCGGGGCACGGGACAGTATATCCAGAGCCAGGGCTTTTTCAAGGTTAAGACCACCTGTCCCTATTGTAAGGGCAGGGGAACCATTATTCCCAATCCCTGCCCCAAATGCCGGGGTGGCGGACGTATGGAAGTCAACCGCAAGGTTCAGGTGAAAATTCCTGCCGGTGTGGATGTGGGATCAAAACTGCGTCTGACCGGAGAAGGCGAGGCCTCTAATGTGCCCAATGGTCCTTCCGGTGACCTTTACGTGGTCATTAATGTCAAACCCCACAAATTTTTCCAGCGGGACAGAACCGATATTGTCTGTGCCATTGACATCTCTTTTATCCAGGCCGCCCTTGGCGCTGAAATCAAGGTGCCTACACTGGTGGGGGAAAAGGAATTGACACTCCCTGCCGGGACCCAGTATGGAGATTCTTTTCAGTTCAAAGGCGAGGGGATTGCCTCCTTGAGAAACGGCAGGCGGGGGGATCAGATTATCAAAGTCATTGTCAAAACACCGACCAAATTGAGCCAGAAACAAAAAGATCTGCTCGAAGAGTTTGACAGACTTGATTCAAATAAAATATCAAACAAGCTGAAAAATTTATTTAAAAACTTGTGA
- the queD gene encoding 6-carboxytetrahydropterin synthase QueD produces MFELKVKTRFAGAHQLAMVGRKCENLHGHNWRVEVYVKGDQLNGAGVLADFGDIKRAVRSVVDGELDHKFLNELPAFKDKQPTSERIAVYVAGKVQAYLDKHVDEPIVVSRVMAWESDDACAIYYPTPDVIQ; encoded by the coding sequence ATGTTTGAATTAAAGGTTAAAACCCGGTTTGCCGGGGCGCACCAGCTTGCCATGGTGGGCCGGAAATGTGAGAATCTGCACGGTCACAACTGGCGGGTGGAGGTATATGTCAAGGGTGATCAATTGAACGGAGCCGGGGTCCTGGCGGATTTCGGGGATATCAAACGGGCGGTCCGCTCTGTTGTGGACGGGGAGCTGGACCACAAATTTTTAAATGAACTGCCCGCCTTTAAGGACAAACAACCTACGTCCGAACGTATTGCCGTCTATGTTGCAGGTAAGGTTCAGGCATACCTGGACAAACATGTGGACGAACCCATCGTGGTCTCCAGGGTCATGGCCTGGGAATCCGATGATGCCTGCGCGATTTATTATCCTACCCCTGATGTGATCCAATAA
- a CDS encoding FAD-dependent oxidoreductase, translated as MTYDVIIVGGGPAGLFAAYYLMEHANLKVLLIERGKDPRQRKCPITKVQKCAQCDPCNILSGIGGAGLYSDGKLNFIPRLGKTDLTQFMPMPKAQALIDETEEIFTRFKMDAKVFPTNLDEASLIRKEAKRFGIDLLLIRQKHLGSDNLPGYITGLADYIQSRGLEIRTSENVIDIIENEGVIQGVVTDKGTYHTHNVILAPGRIGANWVSSLAQKHGIELSQRGIEVGVRVEVHNDIMDDLCNVIYDPTFFIRTHTYDDLTRTFCTNQGGFVALENYQDFVCVNGHAYSDKKSSNTNFAFLSKVVLTEPVTDNQAYGESIGRLASIIGGGKPILQRFGDLKRGRRSTWNRVHKSYIEPTMTNVVCGDIAMALPERILSNLIEGLEALNLVVPGVSNDETLLYAPEIKFFATQIETTPHLETKIKGMYVAGDGPGVAGNIVSAAATGLIPAKKIIGSHQG; from the coding sequence ATGACGTATGACGTAATTATCGTGGGCGGCGGCCCCGCAGGACTGTTTGCGGCCTATTATCTGATGGAACATGCCAACCTGAAGGTATTGCTCATTGAACGGGGAAAGGACCCTCGGCAACGCAAATGCCCCATCACCAAAGTTCAGAAATGCGCCCAGTGCGACCCGTGCAATATCCTGTCAGGCATCGGCGGGGCCGGCCTCTACTCGGACGGAAAACTCAATTTCATTCCACGGCTCGGCAAAACCGATCTGACCCAGTTCATGCCCATGCCCAAGGCCCAGGCCCTGATTGACGAAACCGAAGAGATCTTTACCCGCTTTAAAATGGATGCCAAAGTATTTCCCACCAACCTGGATGAAGCCAGTCTCATTCGCAAGGAGGCCAAGCGGTTCGGCATTGATCTGCTGCTCATCCGGCAAAAGCACCTGGGAAGCGACAATCTGCCGGGCTACATCACGGGTCTGGCCGACTATATCCAGTCCAGAGGACTTGAGATACGAACCAGTGAGAATGTAATTGATATCATTGAAAACGAAGGCGTTATCCAGGGCGTGGTAACGGACAAGGGCACCTATCATACCCACAACGTCATTCTTGCACCGGGCCGCATCGGGGCCAACTGGGTCTCATCCCTGGCCCAGAAACACGGGATTGAATTAAGTCAGCGGGGCATCGAAGTCGGTGTCCGGGTGGAAGTGCACAACGATATCATGGATGACCTGTGCAACGTGATCTATGACCCCACCTTTTTCATCCGAACCCACACCTACGATGACCTGACCCGGACATTCTGCACCAACCAGGGTGGTTTTGTGGCGTTGGAAAATTATCAGGATTTTGTCTGTGTCAACGGGCACGCCTATTCAGATAAAAAATCGAGCAATACCAATTTTGCCTTTCTGTCAAAGGTAGTGCTCACGGAACCGGTCACGGACAACCAGGCATACGGGGAATCCATCGGGCGCCTGGCCAGCATCATCGGCGGCGGCAAACCCATTCTCCAGCGGTTCGGGGATCTGAAGCGGGGCCGCCGGTCCACCTGGAACCGGGTGCACAAAAGTTACATTGAACCGACCATGACCAATGTGGTGTGCGGGGACATTGCCATGGCCCTGCCGGAACGAATACTGTCCAATCTGATCGAAGGATTAGAAGCCCTGAACCTCGTGGTCCCCGGAGTTTCCAACGATGAGACCCTGCTCTACGCGCCGGAGATCAAATTTTTTGCCACACAAATTGAAACCACACCCCACCTGGAGACCAAAATCAAGGGGATGTATGTGGCCGGAGACGGACCGGGAGTGGCCGGCAACATTGTCTCTGCCGCGGCCACCGGACTGATCCCGGCAAAAAAAATTATTGGATCACATCAGGGGTAG
- a CDS encoding DUF503 domain-containing protein translates to MVVGTGQIKLRLFDVHSLKAKRSIVKSMVSRLQNRFNISVAETGLNDSHDWAQIGFALVGNDARAINAKVDKVFNLADDLGLAMIADTHMEIIHL, encoded by the coding sequence ATGGTTGTTGGAACAGGGCAAATCAAACTCAGGCTTTTTGACGTTCATTCTCTGAAAGCCAAACGCTCCATTGTCAAATCAATGGTTTCAAGGTTGCAGAACCGGTTTAATATCAGCGTGGCGGAAACCGGACTTAACGACAGTCATGACTGGGCGCAAATCGGATTTGCCCTGGTGGGAAATGATGCAAGGGCAATCAACGCCAAAGTGGACAAGGTGTTTAATCTGGCCGATGACTTAGGTCTTGCCATGATTGCCGATACCCATATGGAAATCATCCATTTATGA
- a CDS encoding class I SAM-dependent methyltransferase encodes MKNKQCRGQGPSSYWMQEPGLVFDVLDIGPGLSILDMGCGAGDYTLQAARLTGPTGQVTAVDNWSPTVDALKTAANTAGLAQVQCLAADITTPPLPINPDTMDLCMAFTVLHSFGTENSRKELFFEAARVLKSTGRLAVMECKKQEMPFGPPIQMRLSPQEVEVLASACGFKKTGCTDLGYNYLALFRLSKSAAMS; translated from the coding sequence ATGAAAAATAAACAATGCAGGGGCCAGGGACCGAGCAGTTACTGGATGCAGGAACCCGGGCTTGTATTTGACGTTCTGGATATTGGCCCGGGCCTGAGTATCCTGGACATGGGGTGCGGCGCAGGTGACTATACCCTTCAGGCGGCCCGTTTGACAGGCCCCACGGGCCAGGTAACCGCGGTGGACAACTGGTCGCCGACGGTGGATGCGCTCAAGACGGCAGCAAACACCGCAGGCCTGGCCCAGGTCCAGTGCCTGGCAGCGGATATTACAACGCCGCCCCTGCCCATCAACCCGGATACCATGGATCTTTGCATGGCATTCACGGTGTTACATAGCTTCGGAACCGAAAACAGTAGAAAAGAGCTGTTTTTTGAGGCGGCACGGGTTCTTAAATCCACGGGGCGGTTGGCCGTGATGGAGTGTAAAAAACAGGAGATGCCCTTTGGCCCCCCAATACAGATGCGGCTTTCTCCCCAAGAGGTCGAGGTGCTGGCCTCGGCCTGCGGATTTAAAAAAACTGGATGCACAGATCTTGGATATAATTACCTTGCGCTGTTCCGCCTCTCAAAATCCGCAGCCATGTCATAA
- a CDS encoding methyltransferase domain-containing protein — translation MNQKKPHICPVERSGSLDNKLRKLFQNPKKILKPYICKGMTALEVGCGPGFFTLDMAQMVGESGKIIAADVQEGMLDKVQSKITGTPFEQRIALHKCGETSLGISERIDFALLFYMVHEVPDKQKLFSQLASLLKPNGQILVAEPPIHVSAKKFQDMLQLAKDQGLINVQGPKIFFCKTAILKKPQ, via the coding sequence ATGAATCAGAAAAAGCCGCACATATGTCCGGTCGAACGGTCGGGATCTTTAGACAACAAACTTCGCAAACTTTTTCAAAACCCCAAAAAAATTTTAAAACCCTATATCTGCAAAGGAATGACAGCTCTTGAAGTTGGATGTGGCCCGGGGTTCTTTACCCTTGATATGGCGCAAATGGTTGGCGAATCCGGTAAAATCATAGCCGCCGATGTACAGGAAGGTATGCTTGACAAGGTTCAATCCAAAATAACAGGCACCCCATTCGAACAACGAATTGCGCTGCACAAGTGCGGTGAGACTTCCCTTGGGATCTCGGAACGTATAGATTTTGCGCTGCTATTTTACATGGTGCACGAAGTACCGGACAAACAAAAATTGTTCAGCCAACTGGCGTCACTATTAAAACCAAACGGACAAATCCTTGTGGCAGAACCGCCGATCCATGTATCGGCCAAAAAGTTTCAAGATATGCTGCAGCTGGCCAAAGACCAGGGGCTTATAAATGTACAGGGACCCAAAATATTTTTCTGCAAAACAGCGATATTAAAAAAACCGCAATAA
- a CDS encoding TetR/AcrR family transcriptional regulator, translated as MDAALEVFNTIGPAKARVEDITKTAGTAKGTFYLYFSSWEDMLEAVRERILSNYATEVKNRFVCRTPAEWWAAFENECMAFVRFREDLKELHEAVFHGAIAERPVPAALSPGIIVGWMLNEGIKIGACRRVDVEVAAELIFSVMHTMADNIMLTAERERYIHTTIELFHLWLDRKLRKETTP; from the coding sequence TTGGATGCAGCCCTTGAGGTTTTCAACACCATTGGCCCGGCAAAAGCCCGGGTGGAGGACATCACTAAAACCGCAGGCACCGCGAAGGGGACCTTTTATCTCTATTTTTCTTCATGGGAGGACATGCTGGAAGCCGTTCGTGAACGTATTCTTTCAAATTATGCAACTGAAGTAAAAAACCGCTTTGTCTGCCGGACACCTGCAGAGTGGTGGGCCGCATTTGAAAATGAATGTATGGCGTTCGTCCGTTTCAGAGAAGATTTAAAAGAACTGCACGAGGCTGTTTTCCATGGTGCAATCGCCGAACGACCAGTTCCTGCGGCTTTGTCCCCGGGAATAATTGTTGGATGGATGCTCAACGAAGGAATTAAAATAGGAGCCTGCAGGCGCGTTGATGTTGAAGTTGCAGCAGAATTGATCTTCTCAGTGATGCACACAATGGCAGATAACATCATGCTTACCGCAGAACGTGAACGCTATATTCACACCACGATTGAACTGTTTCACCTTTGGCTTGACCGAAAATTAAGAAAAGAAACCACCCCTTAA
- a CDS encoding TolC family protein, whose translation MCLFPKGKIEIPGIVLLFFLWMLPVWASPGEEMNKPAPLPMEIPYGRLTLARAQQIALAASPRVAEMLARITRAQAVCAQARANLWPQVSVHAGYDWQNQSIRPDWHPERRVEESLTHLNTGIQINWLMFDGFSRQASILAAEANTQAAKETADDLRRLLAEAVAGAYYQAQLAAEGMQIARQNSLFNRNLEADAEKRFLAGAVPRAEYLNFSVKSLRAENNFLRAKQYYSTVCIMLAKLLALPESRLTPDMYPMAVAQGAPLREISRFENEFAYAINHRPDLLALDAKRDALLQKERQAKAAFYPKVFITGSYDYDGYRDIGTIDQHEHGSAVGFSLNWDLFDGGRRSAKIDETKAALLQIKRQREQKILEIQAALHQALVKAKSSQAVYERERYTLTLVRQIRDHTARAYQAGATPLTRLNEAQTDLVKIQASVATSRINYLQHLESLRVQSGRILEGIQ comes from the coding sequence ATGTGTTTATTTCCAAAAGGCAAAATAGAGATACCCGGGATAGTACTGTTGTTTTTCCTGTGGATGTTGCCTGTGTGGGCATCGCCCGGTGAAGAGATGAACAAACCCGCCCCTCTGCCCATGGAGATCCCCTATGGCCGCCTGACACTTGCCCGGGCACAGCAGATAGCCCTGGCCGCTTCTCCCCGGGTGGCTGAAATGCTGGCCCGCATCACCCGGGCCCAGGCGGTTTGCGCCCAGGCCCGGGCAAATCTGTGGCCACAGGTTTCGGTTCATGCCGGTTACGATTGGCAGAACCAGTCCATTCGCCCGGACTGGCATCCCGAGAGACGGGTGGAAGAAAGCCTGACACATCTGAATACCGGCATACAAATCAACTGGCTTATGTTTGACGGGTTCAGCCGGCAGGCCTCCATTCTGGCGGCAGAGGCAAATACCCAGGCAGCCAAAGAAACGGCTGATGATCTCCGCCGCCTGCTGGCCGAGGCTGTGGCCGGAGCATATTACCAGGCCCAGCTGGCCGCCGAAGGCATGCAGATCGCCAGACAGAACAGCCTGTTTAACCGCAACCTGGAAGCAGATGCTGAAAAACGGTTCCTGGCCGGTGCCGTCCCCCGGGCCGAGTATCTGAATTTCAGCGTCAAATCCCTGCGGGCGGAAAATAATTTTCTGAGGGCCAAACAATACTATTCAACCGTCTGCATTATGCTGGCCAAGCTGCTGGCCCTGCCGGAATCCCGGCTTACCCCGGATATGTATCCCATGGCGGTGGCGCAGGGTGCCCCCCTGCGTGAAATTTCCCGGTTTGAAAATGAATTTGCCTACGCCATAAACCACCGGCCGGATCTGCTTGCCCTTGACGCCAAACGGGACGCCTTGCTTCAAAAAGAACGGCAGGCTAAGGCGGCATTCTATCCCAAAGTTTTTATCACCGGCAGTTACGACTATGATGGATACCGGGACATCGGCACCATTGACCAGCACGAGCACGGCAGTGCCGTTGGTTTCAGTTTAAATTGGGATCTGTTTGACGGGGGCCGGCGTTCGGCAAAAATAGATGAAACAAAAGCGGCGCTTTTACAGATCAAAAGGCAGAGGGAACAAAAAATACTGGAAATCCAGGCCGCCCTGCACCAGGCCCTGGTCAAGGCCAAATCGTCACAGGCCGTATACGAGCGGGAGCGGTACACCCTGACACTGGTTCGGCAGATTCGTGATCATACGGCACGTGCCTACCAAGCCGGGGCCACCCCCCTGACCCGGCTCAACGAAGCCCAGACAGACCTGGTAAAAATCCAGGCATCCGTCGCCACCAGCCGGATCAACTACCTGCAGCACCTTGAAAGCCTGCGGGTCCAGAGCGGCCGGATACTGGAGGGGATACAATAA